Proteins from a genomic interval of Cupriavidus sp. WKF15:
- a CDS encoding L-rhamnonate dehydratase has translation MKITNVRARVFEWKGKTVPPQAHFCTNATDTLFDRGDAMGSFRFHGWLVVEIETDNGLVGIGNCALAPRVAKQVIDQYLAPIVIGQDPFDNEYLWQKMYRRTHAWGRKGIGMAAISAVDIALWDLMGKAVGKPVFKLLGGRTKEKIWCYASKLYNNDDRDAFLAEARRYLDQGFTAMKMRFGYGPKDGPAGMQKNLEQVRLLRGLVGDGVDIMLECYMGWTLEYARRMVPRLAEFNPRWLEEPVIADDIEGYAELKKMSPFPISGGEHEFTSYGFKDLLERRAVDVIQYDTNRVGGITAAQKINAMAEAWSVPVIPHAGQMHNYHLTMASTASPMSEYFPVHDVEVGNELFYYIFKGDPAPDNGYLQLDDNLPGLGLTLNEEHFSEFDIIG, from the coding sequence ATGAAGATCACCAACGTCCGTGCCCGCGTATTCGAATGGAAGGGCAAGACCGTGCCGCCGCAGGCCCACTTCTGCACCAATGCCACCGACACCCTGTTCGACCGCGGCGACGCCATGGGCTCGTTCCGCTTCCACGGCTGGCTGGTGGTGGAGATCGAGACCGACAACGGGCTGGTCGGCATCGGCAACTGCGCGCTCGCGCCGCGCGTGGCCAAGCAGGTCATCGACCAGTACCTGGCGCCGATCGTGATCGGGCAGGATCCGTTCGACAATGAATACCTGTGGCAGAAGATGTACCGCCGAACCCATGCCTGGGGCCGCAAGGGCATCGGCATGGCCGCGATCTCGGCGGTGGACATCGCGCTGTGGGACCTGATGGGCAAGGCCGTGGGCAAGCCCGTGTTCAAGCTGCTGGGCGGACGCACCAAGGAGAAGATCTGGTGCTATGCCTCCAAGCTCTACAACAACGACGACCGCGACGCCTTCCTGGCCGAAGCCCGGCGCTACCTGGACCAGGGCTTCACCGCCATGAAGATGCGCTTCGGCTACGGCCCCAAGGACGGCCCCGCCGGCATGCAGAAGAACCTGGAGCAAGTGCGCCTGCTGCGCGGACTGGTCGGCGACGGGGTCGACATCATGCTGGAGTGCTACATGGGCTGGACGCTGGAATACGCGCGCCGCATGGTGCCGCGCCTGGCCGAGTTCAACCCGCGCTGGCTGGAGGAACCGGTCATCGCCGACGATATCGAGGGCTACGCCGAGCTGAAGAAGATGAGCCCCTTCCCGATCTCCGGCGGCGAGCACGAGTTCACCTCCTACGGCTTCAAGGACCTGCTCGAGCGCCGCGCGGTGGACGTGATCCAGTACGACACCAACCGCGTGGGCGGCATCACCGCGGCACAGAAGATCAACGCCATGGCGGAGGCCTGGTCGGTACCCGTGATCCCGCATGCCGGCCAGATGCACAACTACCACCTGACCATGGCGTCCACCGCTTCACCGATGTCGGAGTACTTTCCGGTGCATGACGTGGAGGTCGGCAACGAACTGTTCTACTACATCTTCAAGGGCGACCCGGCACCGGACAACGGCTACCTGCAGCTGGACGACAACCTGCCCGGCCTGGGGCTGACCCTGAATGAAGAGCATTTCAGCGAGTTCGACATCATCGGCTAA
- a CDS encoding hydroxyquinol 1,2-dioxygenase: MRLLRHTLMATAMAATLAGVATAAGAAGTRTPDPYLDGARSVQGPRDVFTDGARSGPRTPDPFTDGSRSGSGPRTPDPYSDGA; the protein is encoded by the coding sequence ATGCGACTGCTCAGACATACCCTGATGGCCACGGCGATGGCCGCCACGCTTGCCGGCGTGGCTACCGCCGCAGGCGCGGCCGGCACGCGCACGCCCGACCCTTACCTCGACGGCGCGCGCAGCGTGCAAGGCCCGCGCGATGTCTTTACCGATGGCGCGCGCAGCGGCCCGCGCACGCCCGACCCATTTACCGACGGCTCGCGCAGTGGCAGTGGTCCGCGCACGCCCGATCCCTACTCCGACGGCGCCTGA
- a CDS encoding LysR family transcriptional regulator, with the protein MIPSVTTLHGRLKMQHLRLLLAIEERGSLRQAADALTLTQPAVSKMLQDMEDLLGVALFERHARGLRPTRFGGAATRYAKLVFADMAGLRDELVALESGKIGRVRVGAVMAPAPGLLAGVIRTLNRDHPRLEVAVQVDTSDLLVPLLERDQLDIVLGRVPEGWDSSGLEFEQLGEEGLAIVVGPQHPLVRRRRPSFAELTRYPWVMQPRPSPMRALIDRSFEDAGVAPPPTTIETAAVLMTTSLLADSELIAVLPASVAAYYRSLGALVVLPLPLPRKLGPYGIVTRRGRPVTASMSVLIDALRAASTL; encoded by the coding sequence ATGATCCCCTCCGTCACCACCCTGCACGGCCGCCTGAAGATGCAGCACCTGCGCCTGCTGCTGGCCATCGAGGAACGCGGCTCGCTGCGCCAGGCCGCCGACGCATTGACGCTGACGCAGCCGGCCGTGAGCAAGATGCTGCAGGACATGGAGGACCTGCTGGGCGTGGCGCTGTTCGAGCGCCATGCGCGCGGACTGCGGCCGACACGTTTCGGCGGTGCCGCGACGCGCTATGCCAAGCTGGTGTTCGCCGACATGGCAGGCCTGCGCGACGAGCTGGTGGCGCTAGAATCCGGCAAGATCGGCCGCGTGCGCGTGGGGGCGGTCATGGCGCCGGCGCCGGGCCTGCTGGCGGGCGTGATCCGCACCCTCAACCGTGACCACCCGCGGCTGGAAGTGGCGGTGCAGGTCGACACCAGCGACCTGCTGGTGCCGCTGCTGGAACGCGACCAGCTCGACATCGTGCTGGGCCGGGTACCGGAAGGCTGGGATAGCAGCGGGCTGGAATTCGAGCAGCTGGGCGAGGAAGGACTGGCAATCGTGGTGGGGCCGCAGCATCCGCTGGTCCGGCGGCGGCGCCCCTCGTTCGCGGAGCTGACCCGGTACCCATGGGTCATGCAACCGCGCCCCAGCCCCATGCGCGCCCTGATCGACCGCTCCTTCGAGGATGCCGGCGTGGCGCCGCCGCCCACCACCATCGAGACTGCCGCAGTGCTGATGACCACGTCCCTGCTGGCGGACAGCGAACTGATCGCAGTGCTCCCGGCCTCGGTCGCAGCGTACTACCGGAGCCTCGGGGCGCTTGTCGTGCTGCCGCTGCCCCTGCCGCGCAAGCTGGGGCCCTACGGCATCGTGACGCGGCGGGGCCGCCCGGTCACGGCATCGATGAGTGTGCTGATCGATGCCTTGCGGGCCGCTTCGACGCTCTAG
- a CDS encoding LysR family transcriptional regulator: MKINLSMRDIETTLVLGRTLNFRQAASQLHLSQSALSTQILRIEESLGVRLFDRTTRTVRLTAAGAVFMQQAALLQAAFRGAIDAVTGIASAERGQVAVAALPSLAARMLPRVLMAYHRARPEVALKVFDTLSGPAFDMVRAGDVDFALTAADPQQADLHYEPLMSDRFVLLIPAEHPLARGTGPLRWADTAHAPHVSMTHPSSVRQYAEWAFLQNRIRFQPVFEAEHLATIAAMVECGFGVAALPEIAAGTVRQPGIVERLLTGPVTERSIGLVTPRNRSMSPAAAELADAVRAHLAQFRGQPEAAGAEVG; the protein is encoded by the coding sequence ATGAAGATCAACCTGTCGATGCGTGACATCGAGACCACGCTCGTGCTCGGCCGCACGCTGAACTTCCGGCAAGCGGCCAGCCAGCTGCACCTGTCGCAGTCAGCCCTGTCTACCCAGATCCTGCGCATCGAGGAGTCGCTCGGCGTGCGCCTGTTCGACCGCACCACGCGCACGGTGCGGCTGACTGCGGCTGGCGCGGTCTTTATGCAGCAGGCCGCGCTGCTGCAGGCGGCCTTCCGCGGCGCGATCGACGCGGTCACGGGCATTGCCAGCGCCGAGCGCGGCCAGGTCGCGGTGGCGGCACTGCCGTCGCTGGCGGCGCGCATGCTGCCGCGCGTGCTGATGGCCTACCACCGCGCCCGCCCCGAAGTGGCGCTCAAGGTGTTCGATACGCTATCCGGGCCCGCCTTCGACATGGTGCGCGCGGGCGATGTCGACTTCGCGCTGACCGCGGCCGATCCGCAGCAGGCGGACCTGCACTACGAGCCGCTGATGTCCGACCGCTTCGTGCTGCTGATCCCGGCCGAGCACCCGCTGGCGCGCGGCACGGGGCCGCTGCGCTGGGCCGACACCGCACATGCGCCGCATGTGTCGATGACGCACCCGAGCAGCGTGCGCCAGTACGCCGAGTGGGCCTTCCTGCAGAACCGCATCCGCTTCCAGCCGGTGTTCGAGGCCGAGCACCTCGCCACCATTGCCGCCATGGTCGAGTGCGGTTTCGGCGTGGCGGCGCTGCCGGAAATCGCCGCGGGCACCGTGCGCCAGCCGGGCATCGTCGAGCGCCTGCTGACCGGGCCGGTCACGGAGCGGTCGATCGGGCTGGTCACGCCGCGCAACCGCAGCATGTCGCCCGCGGCGGCGGAGCTGGCCGATGCGGTGCGCGCGCACCTGGCCCAGTTCCGCGGCCAGCCCGAAGCCGCCGGTGCCGAGGTTGGTTGA
- a CDS encoding 3-keto-5-aminohexanoate cleavage protein, which produces MTQAIQAPTHQPLADSPLIITVAPNGAYKRASDHAAVPLTAAALAADAKACLDAGAAMMHMHVRDAEGRHSLDAQTYREALATVRQAVGDDLLVQVTSEAAGVYKAAQQMAMVRELRPEAVSVGLREIAVPDVSETELADFLGWLARERIMTQVILYDAADVQRWQAMRERGMVPPGAWSVLYVLGRYSAGQVSSPRDLLPFLQVADGTLPWAICAFGREENACVTAAAAFGGHVRVGFENNLYLRDGSLAPGNAALVAQAAQGGLTLGRPLATAADARRIYGEVR; this is translated from the coding sequence ATGACGCAAGCTATCCAGGCCCCGACCCATCAGCCGCTGGCTGATTCGCCGCTGATCATTACCGTAGCGCCCAACGGCGCGTACAAGCGCGCCAGCGACCACGCCGCGGTACCGCTGACGGCCGCCGCACTGGCGGCCGACGCCAAGGCCTGCCTGGACGCAGGCGCGGCCATGATGCACATGCACGTGCGCGACGCCGAAGGACGCCACTCGCTCGATGCGCAGACCTACCGCGAGGCGCTGGCCACGGTCAGGCAGGCCGTGGGCGATGATTTGCTGGTGCAGGTCACGAGCGAGGCGGCAGGCGTTTACAAGGCCGCGCAGCAGATGGCGATGGTGCGCGAGCTTCGGCCCGAAGCAGTATCGGTGGGCCTGCGCGAGATTGCGGTGCCGGACGTGAGCGAGACCGAGCTGGCGGACTTCCTTGGCTGGCTGGCGCGCGAACGCATCATGACGCAGGTGATCCTGTACGACGCGGCGGATGTGCAGCGCTGGCAGGCCATGCGCGAGCGCGGCATGGTCCCGCCGGGTGCGTGGTCGGTGCTGTACGTGCTGGGGCGCTATTCAGCGGGGCAGGTATCCTCGCCGCGCGATTTGCTGCCCTTCCTGCAGGTGGCCGACGGAACCCTGCCCTGGGCCATCTGCGCGTTCGGGCGCGAGGAAAATGCCTGCGTGACCGCCGCGGCGGCGTTCGGCGGCCACGTCCGCGTGGGCTTCGAGAACAACCTGTATCTGCGCGATGGCAGCCTGGCGCCAGGCAATGCCGCGCTGGTGGCGCAGGCCGCCCAGGGCGGGCTGACGCTAGGTCGTCCGCTAGCCACGGCCGCGGACGCCCGCCGCATCTATGGCGAAGTGCGTTGA
- a CDS encoding helix-turn-helix transcriptional regulator — protein MKSDDLLELIGNFYDGVADADGWEKALRRLAIFSDSDAASIMLWSRADNMAAVGEQVGLPHELLTDYQAHYDKEDPARFFGDRVRRGEWYLDERELGREFIRKSPFYQDFLKRYELDSTMVTPVLRGGRFDGFLSLSARAGKRDQSEVVHRLAPLLPHLERASSLRVRLLGVAQQQELSSWVLDRINFPLLVVTCEKNVTLANALGQQWLSSPGNPLAASSPHASEFVHLLRTATGFNGPRRSASFSMPNANGSPMFVSAVPLPPPRSAWGEAMPQALVWINDPASEKPHSDDILRHRFGLSRAEIRVFHQIMKGLTIKEACIALNISEPTGRSHLKAIFAKTNVRRQSELQRLLSRFNIVS, from the coding sequence ATGAAGTCTGATGATCTTCTTGAATTGATCGGGAATTTCTACGACGGGGTGGCAGACGCTGATGGATGGGAAAAGGCGTTGCGCAGACTGGCCATTTTTTCCGATTCCGATGCGGCGTCGATTATGCTCTGGAGCCGTGCCGACAACATGGCTGCTGTTGGCGAGCAGGTTGGCTTGCCACACGAATTGCTGACTGATTACCAGGCGCATTACGACAAGGAAGACCCGGCACGTTTTTTCGGCGACCGTGTTCGGCGTGGCGAGTGGTACTTGGATGAGCGCGAACTGGGCCGCGAATTCATCCGAAAATCGCCCTTTTATCAGGATTTCTTGAAGCGCTATGAACTGGACTCGACCATGGTCACACCCGTGCTGCGAGGTGGACGCTTCGATGGCTTCCTGTCGTTAAGCGCGCGCGCTGGCAAGCGTGACCAGTCTGAGGTAGTGCACCGCCTCGCTCCCTTGCTACCTCACTTGGAACGTGCAAGCAGCCTGCGCGTCCGATTGCTGGGCGTGGCGCAGCAGCAGGAACTGAGCAGCTGGGTTCTGGATCGGATCAATTTCCCGCTTCTGGTCGTGACCTGCGAAAAGAACGTCACCCTGGCTAACGCGCTTGGGCAGCAGTGGCTTTCTTCACCAGGCAATCCACTTGCAGCCTCCTCGCCGCATGCATCGGAATTCGTACATCTTCTAAGGACCGCCACGGGATTCAACGGTCCGCGACGGTCAGCAAGCTTTTCGATGCCCAATGCAAATGGCTCGCCGATGTTTGTCAGCGCAGTTCCATTGCCGCCACCTCGGTCGGCCTGGGGCGAGGCAATGCCGCAGGCCTTGGTGTGGATCAACGATCCTGCCAGCGAAAAGCCACATTCCGACGATATCCTTCGACATCGCTTTGGGCTGTCGCGCGCGGAAATCCGCGTGTTTCATCAGATCATGAAAGGGCTGACAATTAAGGAGGCATGCATTGCCCTGAACATCTCGGAACCCACTGGCCGCTCCCATCTGAAGGCAATATTTGCCAAGACGAATGTGCGGAGGCAATCGGAGCTACAGAGGTTGTTGAGCCGTTTCAACATCGTAAGCTGA
- a CDS encoding H-NS family nucleoid-associated regulatory protein, with product MSESESAKLAAIAWIREQMDNYALTLDDLMAAGCFDGEPSAGESGATETPGASELPAPPDAAVVQQPPKKAAPLYRNALGQSWDGTGEYPDWLQRAVNAGQSIDFYRVE from the coding sequence ATGTCTGAGTCTGAATCAGCCAAGCTGGCCGCGATCGCCTGGATTCGCGAGCAAATGGACAACTACGCCCTGACGCTTGACGACCTGATGGCCGCGGGATGTTTTGACGGGGAACCGTCCGCTGGAGAAAGCGGGGCCACGGAAACCCCTGGCGCGAGCGAATTACCCGCTCCCCCTGACGCCGCCGTTGTGCAGCAGCCGCCAAAGAAGGCCGCGCCGCTATACCGCAATGCACTGGGACAGAGCTGGGACGGTACCGGGGAGTATCCGGACTGGCTTCAGCGCGCGGTCAACGCGGGCCAGTCGATTGATTTCTATCGCGTCGAGTAA
- a CDS encoding LysR substrate-binding domain-containing protein — MSIASDQLVHRVISRLRLRHMPLLLALERQRSVSRVAAEMNLSQPAVTKMLREIEDIFTVPLFTRTRQGLEPTPTGLSVLAHARLALADADALGRELAVIEAGLSGRLRLGVIPYIARPVLDAACTFGLARSPRISVLVREGTTDELVAALRAHELDCVIARTFYVPGEDIAQRPLYREEPVLVVPSKAAARLARSGLDWNQLAARDWILPPPNTPIRRTINTMFAVAGVAQPTPIVETYSIKTMATVLRSHLGGITIVPRGVAAELVEAEGATMLPHPLSWDLPPVGVMWRRESGEDEKIAALVTSVAAVGTRAGR; from the coding sequence ATGTCCATCGCTTCCGACCAGCTGGTCCATCGCGTCATTTCCCGGCTGCGCCTCAGGCACATGCCGCTGCTGCTGGCGCTGGAAAGGCAGCGCTCGGTATCGCGCGTCGCCGCCGAGATGAACCTGTCGCAGCCGGCCGTCACCAAGATGCTGCGCGAGATCGAGGACATCTTCACGGTACCGCTGTTCACGCGCACGCGTCAGGGGCTGGAGCCGACGCCGACCGGCCTGAGCGTGCTTGCGCACGCCCGCCTGGCGCTGGCCGACGCGGATGCACTCGGCCGCGAGCTTGCCGTGATCGAGGCGGGCTTGTCGGGCCGGCTGCGCCTGGGGGTGATTCCGTACATCGCGCGGCCGGTGCTGGACGCTGCCTGCACGTTCGGGCTGGCGCGCTCCCCGCGCATCTCGGTCCTGGTGCGCGAGGGCACCACGGATGAACTGGTGGCCGCGCTGCGCGCCCACGAACTCGATTGCGTGATCGCGCGCACGTTCTATGTGCCCGGCGAGGATATCGCGCAGCGGCCGCTCTACCGCGAAGAACCGGTGCTGGTGGTGCCAAGCAAGGCAGCGGCGCGCCTGGCGCGCAGCGGGCTGGACTGGAACCAGCTGGCTGCACGGGACTGGATCCTGCCGCCGCCCAATACGCCCATCCGGCGCACCATCAACACCATGTTCGCGGTGGCGGGCGTGGCGCAGCCCACCCCGATCGTCGAGACGTACTCGATCAAGACGATGGCCACCGTGCTGCGCAGCCACCTGGGCGGCATCACCATCGTGCCAAGAGGCGTTGCCGCCGAGCTGGTGGAGGCCGAAGGCGCGACCATGCTGCCCCACCCGCTAAGCTGGGACCTGCCGCCGGTGGGCGTGATGTGGCGCAGGGAATCCGGCGAAGATGAAAAGATCGCGGCACTGGTGACGAGCGTCGCCGCGGTGGGGACGAGGGCTGGCCGGTAA
- a CDS encoding 4-hydroxythreonine-4-phosphate dehydrogenase PdxA: MTQRPRIAMVLGDPAGIGPELVARLLANPAATHAEILLIADRDEWRHALQLAGVDLALPETARLGFEGTDAGPRLYHWALEGKPAYPRGAASAEGGRYSLGTLALALELAQSGKADAILFGPLNKSSLHAAGMGHNDELHWFAEQLGHRGAFCEFNVLDGLWTSRVTSHVALKDVPAMITRDSVGAAIDLIDQALRNAGMRAPRIAVCGLNPHNGDNGAFGREEIDVIAPAVADAQARGVAAQGPFPADTIFLKVQGGPAQRQFDAIVTMYHDQGQIGIKLMGFSRGVTVQGGLPVPITTPAHGTAFDITQQGRADPGAILQAFQLACQMGAQRRAAAQR, translated from the coding sequence ATGACACAACGACCCCGTATCGCCATGGTGCTCGGCGATCCCGCCGGCATCGGCCCTGAGCTGGTCGCCAGGCTGCTGGCCAATCCCGCCGCCACGCACGCCGAGATCCTGCTGATTGCCGACCGCGACGAATGGCGCCACGCCTTGCAGCTGGCCGGCGTCGACCTCGCGCTGCCCGAGACCGCCCGCCTCGGCTTTGAGGGCACGGACGCCGGCCCGCGCCTGTACCACTGGGCGCTCGAAGGCAAGCCCGCCTATCCGCGCGGCGCCGCCAGCGCCGAAGGCGGCCGCTACAGCCTCGGCACGCTCGCGCTGGCGCTGGAACTGGCCCAGTCCGGCAAGGCCGACGCCATCCTGTTCGGCCCGCTCAACAAGAGCTCGCTGCATGCCGCCGGCATGGGCCACAACGACGAGCTGCACTGGTTTGCCGAACAGCTCGGCCACCGCGGCGCCTTCTGCGAGTTCAATGTGCTGGACGGGCTGTGGACCTCGCGCGTCACGTCGCACGTGGCGCTCAAGGACGTGCCGGCCATGATTACCCGCGACAGCGTGGGCGCCGCGATCGACCTGATCGATCAGGCGCTGCGCAACGCCGGCATGCGTGCGCCGCGCATCGCGGTATGCGGCCTCAATCCGCACAATGGGGACAACGGCGCCTTTGGCCGCGAGGAGATCGACGTGATCGCCCCCGCCGTGGCCGATGCGCAGGCACGCGGCGTGGCGGCGCAGGGTCCGTTCCCGGCCGACACCATCTTCCTCAAGGTGCAGGGCGGACCCGCGCAGCGCCAGTTCGACGCCATTGTCACCATGTACCACGACCAGGGCCAGATCGGCATCAAGCTGATGGGTTTTTCGCGCGGGGTCACGGTGCAGGGCGGCCTGCCGGTGCCGATCACCACGCCGGCGCATGGCACCGCCTTCGATATCACCCAGCAGGGCCGGGCCGATCCCGGCGCCATCCTGCAGGCGTTCCAGCTCGCCTGCCAGATGGGTGCGCAACGACGTGCCGCCGCGCAGCGGTGA
- a CDS encoding 3-hydroxyacyl-CoA dehydrogenase NAD-binding domain-containing protein has translation MQNPAPSVILDRPGVAHAVVVGGGTMGADVAVVLTRALCRTTVVEPDAGRAGALPGRVAANLEVIGRAEGAERLAVVQDLDAVDWPSVDLVIECIPERLELKQALFLELSARARPDAVLASNSSSFPISAIGDGLSGRGRMLGLHFFMPAHLVPLVEVVMGAGSDEACADALIAFMRRCGMVPVKVRRDLPGFLANRLQHALSREAFSLIDRGIASAEDVDAAVRFGFGFRFLAAGPVLQRDHAGIDVHAAAGATMYPTFCNDDHPARCLSERAADGRHGMKRGEGFYAWTPETIAAERARYDRLLRAGLDLIAPELPEIQP, from the coding sequence ATGCAGAATCCCGCCCCATCCGTCATCCTCGACCGCCCGGGCGTTGCCCATGCGGTCGTGGTCGGCGGCGGCACCATGGGTGCCGATGTCGCCGTGGTCCTGACCCGCGCGCTGTGCCGTACCACGGTGGTCGAGCCCGATGCCGGGCGCGCCGGTGCGCTGCCCGGCCGCGTGGCCGCCAACCTGGAGGTGATCGGCCGGGCCGAAGGCGCCGAACGGCTCGCTGTGGTGCAGGACCTGGACGCCGTGGACTGGCCGTCGGTGGACCTGGTGATCGAGTGCATTCCCGAGCGGCTCGAACTCAAGCAGGCACTGTTCTTGGAGCTGTCCGCACGGGCGCGTCCCGATGCCGTGCTGGCCAGCAACAGTTCGAGTTTCCCGATCAGCGCGATTGGTGATGGTTTGTCCGGGCGCGGTCGCATGCTGGGCCTGCACTTCTTCATGCCGGCGCACCTGGTGCCGCTGGTGGAAGTGGTCATGGGGGCGGGCAGCGATGAAGCCTGTGCCGACGCACTGATCGCGTTCATGCGCCGCTGCGGCATGGTGCCCGTCAAGGTGCGCCGGGACCTGCCGGGCTTCCTGGCCAACCGGCTGCAGCACGCGCTGTCGCGCGAGGCCTTCAGCCTGATCGACCGGGGCATTGCGTCGGCCGAGGACGTGGACGCTGCCGTGCGCTTCGGCTTCGGCTTCCGCTTCCTGGCCGCGGGCCCGGTCCTGCAGCGCGACCATGCCGGGATCGACGTGCATGCCGCCGCCGGCGCTACCATGTACCCGACCTTCTGCAATGACGATCATCCCGCGCGCTGCCTGAGCGAGCGCGCCGCCGACGGCCGCCACGGCATGAAGCGCGGCGAAGGCTTCTACGCGTGGACGCCCGAGACCATTGCCGCCGAACGCGCGCGCTATGACCGGCTGCTGCGCGCCGGCCTTGACCTGATTGCCCCCGAACTGCCCGAGATCCAGCCATGA
- a CDS encoding tripartite tricarboxylate transporter substrate binding protein — translation MKRWIAGACAGLIGLAVAATAAQAQDSRPVRLMVGAAPGGGTDVMARIVSDKLAALLRQPVVVDNRPGASNTIAADITAKAAPDGNTLLMGVVTSQAIAPHLLKLQFDPLKDLAPVALVSSVPNVLVVNNQVPARDVKALVAQIQASPDKFRYSSSGVGSTQHLAGAAFARQIQGKLLHVPYKSSSSALVDLMGGQVDMSFETMPSVISHIKAGKLRALAVTADQRSPLLPNVPTLAEAGVPGIQMNAWYGVYAPAGTPPATLQKIGAALATVLKDPDTVRRLNDVGAMPGTLNASQFDAFSRSEYARYGKLIAELGVRPD, via the coding sequence ATGAAACGATGGATCGCCGGCGCCTGCGCCGGACTGATCGGCCTGGCCGTCGCCGCGACGGCGGCCCAGGCTCAGGATTCCCGACCCGTGCGCTTGATGGTGGGCGCGGCACCGGGCGGCGGCACCGACGTGATGGCGCGCATCGTGTCCGATAAGCTGGCCGCCCTCCTCAGGCAGCCGGTGGTCGTCGACAACCGGCCCGGCGCTTCCAACACCATTGCCGCCGACATCACCGCCAAGGCGGCGCCGGATGGCAACACGCTGCTGATGGGCGTAGTCACCTCGCAGGCGATCGCGCCGCACCTGCTCAAGCTGCAGTTCGATCCTCTCAAGGACCTGGCACCGGTCGCGCTGGTATCTTCCGTGCCCAATGTGCTGGTGGTCAACAACCAGGTACCGGCGCGCGATGTGAAGGCGCTGGTGGCCCAGATCCAGGCCAGTCCGGACAAATTCCGCTACAGCTCCTCCGGCGTCGGCAGCACCCAGCACCTCGCCGGCGCGGCCTTTGCGCGCCAGATCCAGGGCAAGCTGCTCCATGTGCCATACAAGAGCAGCAGCAGCGCGCTGGTTGACCTGATGGGCGGCCAGGTCGACATGAGCTTCGAGACCATGCCTTCGGTGATCAGCCATATCAAGGCCGGCAAGCTGCGCGCACTGGCCGTCACCGCCGACCAGCGCTCACCCCTGCTGCCAAACGTGCCGACGCTGGCCGAGGCCGGCGTGCCCGGCATTCAGATGAATGCCTGGTACGGCGTCTATGCGCCGGCTGGCACGCCGCCCGCCACGCTGCAGAAGATCGGCGCCGCGCTCGCCACCGTACTGAAGGACCCCGACACCGTGCGCCGCCTCAATGACGTCGGCGCAATGCCCGGCACGCTCAATGCCAGCCAGTTCGATGCGTTCTCGCGCAGCGAATATGCCCGCTACGGCAAGCTGATCGCCGAACTCGGCGTCAGACCCGACTGA